A stretch of the Macrobrachium nipponense isolate FS-2020 chromosome 23, ASM1510439v2, whole genome shotgun sequence genome encodes the following:
- the LOC135195740 gene encoding mitochondrial ribonuclease P catalytic subunit-like: MAKQIHFIGKMLLVPINLRAPYSCFVPRRYIALHSLLNERSNTRGISRNIMVGRTCKVDSAVPRPGIHQIGKSFYRTLSDHEDHEDETVDSDSEDSLVVENEGDDKLAVIFQSKTNLSDQEWSEVFDYILNDKRFKNVTTFDGLVMKLCLRYKNWALANSYFEYLEVQNKEPNLMSLAYFLQLCGEKINECGEEKVLEAYRKLTSKAKVFDAILSENACLALSKTREWREVFKYMPVFKKLCSVPGKVYNAVISASFRNGDYDTGWQLLEEMCKEEKGLFCSTVTDYIKCCQSAENKGDMADTLLRKFSQFEIFPQVSAAEELMRFFRDDVGWSGRYVKIFNDGICPACDHQLESVNIDEESFMKLKEEFVSRVLVGSDIFKTTDPEEWSRYQNFVEKEGPFSIVMDGLNIAYSVGKKTHKARMKRLREAVTKLKLSDRKGSIMVIGRKHMESWSPHDLEALKKRAKVFTLDNISKDDGFFIYAALQSGLGTQFVSSDFLRDHLYRLRDPQLRETFVYGRESIRYLPLIIPLEYTLWYVGRFIK; encoded by the exons atggCCAAACAGATCCATTTTATCGGGAAAATGCTGCTAGTCCCAATTAATTTGAGAGCACCCTATAGCTGTTTTGTACCCAGGAGATATATTGCACTTCATTCATTGCTAAATGAAAGATCAAATACCAGGGGCATCTCAAGAAACATTATGGTAGGAAGGACTTGCAAGGTTGACAGTGCAGTACCCAGACCAGGTATACATCAAATTGGTAAAAGTTTTTACCGAACACTTTCCGATCATGAAGATCATGAAGACGAAACTGTAGATTCAGACAGTGAAGACAGCCTTGTTGTTGAAAATGAAGGGGATGACAAGTTGGCTGTGATATTTCAATCAAAAACTAATTTATCTGATCAAGAATGGAGTGAAGTGTTTGATTATATATTGAATGATAAACGATTTAAAAATGTAACTACTTTTGATGGCCTAGTTATGAAGCTGTGTTTGCGTTACAAAAACTGGGCTCTGGCAAATTCGTACTTTGAGTATTTAGAAGTGCAAAATAAGGAACCAAATCTTATGTCTCTTGCTTACTTCTTGCAACTATGtggagaaaaaattaatgaatgtgGAGAGGAAAAAGTCCTTGAGGCATACAGAAAATTAACATCAAAAGCAAAG GTATTTGATGCCATCTTGAGTGAAAACGCTTGCCTAGCATTATCAAAAACCAGAGAATGGAGAGAAGTCTTCAAGTATATGCCAGTATTCAAGAAATTATGCTCTGTACCTGGAAAAGTGTACAATGCTGTTATTTCTGCTTCATTTAGGAATGGTGACTATGATACAGGATGGCAGTTACTTGAAGAAATGTGTAAGGAAGAGAA GGGACTGTTCTGCTCAACTGTTACGGATTATATCAAATGCTGCCAGTCAGCTGAAAATAAGGGAGACATGGCAGACACGCTTCTTCGCAAATTTTCCCAATTTGAGATTTTTCCCCAAGTTTCGGCGGCTGAGGAACTTATGAGATTCTTCAGAGATGATGTTGGATGGTCTGGCAGATATGTTAAAATATTCAATGA tggaattTGTCCTGCTTGTGATCATCAACTTGAGTCAGTTAATATAGATGAGGAATCATTTATGAAACTTAAG GAGGAGTTTGTATCACGTGTCTTGGTTGGATCAGATATCTTTAAAACCACTGATCCAGAAGAATGGTCAAGATATCAGAACTTTGTGGAAAAGGAAGGGCCATTTAGTATTGTAATGGATGGGTTGAATATTGCATATTCTGTTGGCAAGAAAACTCACAAAGCTCGTATGAAAAGG TTACGAGAGGCAGTCACAAAGTTGAAGCTCTCTGACCGGAAGGGCTCCATCATGGTAATCGGACGAAAGCACATGGAGTCATGGTCACCTCATGACCTTGAAGCTTTAAAGAAACGGGCAAAAGTGTTCACCCTTGATAACAT TTCAAAGGATGATGGATTTTTCATTTACGCTGCTCTCCAGTCTGGACTTGGAACTCAGTTTGTATCAAG